The Methanoculleus thermophilus genome includes a window with the following:
- the thiI gene encoding tRNA uracil 4-sulfurtransferase ThiI, which yields MTEPNRVWLVRYSEVFLKSEPVRRAWEKSLVCGIERVLPGAKVRRERGRIWLTGDVDPEVLRNIFGIVSFSLCDVVPLDDLPAGLLRFCDDHDIEDAATFALRIRRVGTHPFTSQDLARRLGDLVRSEYPHLSVDLDHPEREIFIEVRDGTCYLFDQKIPGAGGIPPGVEGTLVALISGGIDSPVAAYLMMKRGCRIVPIYVGLEGFLDETNLARTKATVEALRRYQPDIDLMVVRDGYLARARRTLEERGEERYTCLLCKRRMYRIAAEVARRVGAKGFVTGESMGQVASQTLDNLAVLTDAATIPVYRPLIGFDKEDVIRIARDIGTFDVSIAPASGCGAVPARPCTAAAIETVRALEEAVGDAGDVEMLSIQVCE from the coding sequence ATGACCGAACCGAACCGGGTCTGGCTGGTGCGTTACTCCGAGGTCTTCCTCAAGTCGGAGCCCGTCCGCCGGGCGTGGGAGAAGAGCCTTGTTTGCGGGATCGAACGAGTGCTCCCGGGTGCAAAAGTCCGGCGTGAGCGCGGGAGGATCTGGCTTACCGGGGACGTCGACCCGGAGGTGCTCCGGAATATCTTTGGCATCGTCTCGTTCTCGCTCTGCGATGTCGTGCCGCTCGACGATCTGCCGGCGGGGCTTCTTAGGTTCTGCGATGATCACGATATCGAAGACGCCGCGACCTTCGCCCTCCGGATCCGGCGCGTCGGGACTCACCCCTTCACCTCACAGGATCTTGCCAGGCGGCTTGGAGACCTGGTCCGGTCGGAGTACCCGCACCTTTCGGTCGACCTCGATCACCCAGAACGGGAGATCTTTATCGAGGTCCGGGACGGGACCTGCTACCTCTTCGACCAGAAGATCCCTGGCGCCGGCGGCATCCCCCCGGGTGTGGAGGGGACGCTTGTTGCGCTCATCTCCGGGGGGATCGACTCCCCGGTCGCGGCCTACCTGATGATGAAGCGGGGGTGCCGGATCGTCCCGATCTATGTCGGGCTCGAGGGCTTCCTTGACGAGACGAACCTTGCCCGGACGAAGGCCACGGTCGAGGCCCTCCGCCGCTACCAGCCGGATATCGATCTTATGGTCGTTCGGGATGGATACCTCGCCCGGGCGCGGCGGACGCTTGAAGAGCGGGGAGAGGAGCGTTATACCTGCCTCCTCTGCAAGCGGCGAATGTATCGGATCGCCGCTGAAGTCGCCCGGAGGGTGGGGGCGAAGGGCTTTGTCACCGGCGAGTCGATGGGCCAGGTCGCATCGCAGACCCTGGACAACCTGGCGGTGCTCACCGATGCGGCGACGATCCCTGTTTACCGGCCGCTGATCGGGTTCGACAAGGAGGACGTCATCCGAATTGCCCGCGATATCGGGACGTTCGATGTCTCGATCGCACCCGCAAGCGGATGCGGAGCGGTCCCGGCACGTCCCTGCACCGCTGCGGCGATCGAGACGGTCCGTGCGCTCGAAGAGGCGGTGGGGGATGCCGGAGATGTGGAAATGCTGTCTATTCAAGTATGTGAATGA
- the cysK gene encoding cysteine synthase A, whose amino-acid sequence MGRIYNDITRTIGNTPLVRLNRVTDGARATVLAKVESFNPMGSVKDRIGVAMIDEAERAGDIREGTTIVEATSGNTGIALAFVCAARGYPLILVMPETMSVERRKLLAALGAEVVLTPGAEGMKGAVSRAAKIAAEKPNAYFMPRQFDNPANPAVHRRTTAEEIWRDTDGAVDAIVAGVGTGGTITGIAEVIKARKPSFRAIAVEPAESPVLSGGQAGPHRIQGIGAGFVPGVLRTDLIDEVVRVTAEDAFAMARRLAAKEGILAGISSGAAVHAACEVARRPEYEGKVIVVILPDTGERYLSTDLFSA is encoded by the coding sequence ATGGGAAGGATATACAATGACATCACCAGGACGATCGGGAACACCCCGCTTGTCCGGTTGAACCGCGTAACAGATGGGGCCCGGGCGACGGTCCTCGCCAAGGTGGAGTCGTTCAACCCGATGGGGAGCGTGAAAGACCGGATCGGTGTTGCGATGATCGACGAGGCCGAGCGGGCCGGCGATATCCGGGAAGGGACGACGATCGTCGAGGCGACGAGCGGCAACACCGGGATTGCGCTTGCGTTCGTCTGTGCCGCCCGCGGCTACCCGCTCATCCTGGTGATGCCCGAGACGATGAGTGTGGAACGGCGCAAACTTCTCGCCGCGCTGGGGGCCGAGGTGGTCCTCACCCCCGGGGCCGAGGGGATGAAGGGAGCGGTCAGCCGTGCCGCCAAAATCGCCGCCGAGAAACCGAACGCCTACTTCATGCCCAGGCAGTTCGATAACCCGGCGAATCCAGCCGTCCACCGCCGGACAACCGCCGAGGAGATCTGGCGGGACACCGACGGGGCCGTCGATGCCATCGTCGCCGGCGTCGGGACGGGAGGAACGATCACCGGGATTGCCGAGGTCATCAAGGCGCGGAAACCCTCATTTAGGGCGATCGCTGTCGAGCCTGCCGAGTCCCCCGTCCTCTCCGGCGGCCAGGCTGGCCCGCACCGAATCCAGGGGATCGGGGCCGGGTTCGTACCGGGCGTTCTTCGGACCGATCTCATCGACGAGGTCGTCCGGGTCACCGCCGAGGATGCCTTCGCGATGGCACGCCGGCTCGCCGCCAAAGAGGGTATCCTCGCCGGCATATCCTCGGGTGCGGCGGTCCATGCGGCCTGCGAGGTCGCCCGCCGGCCGGAGTACGAGGGAAAGGTGATCGTCGTCATCCTCCCGGATACAGGCGAGCGGTACCTCTCGACGGACCTCTTTAGCGCCTGA
- the cysE gene encoding serine O-acetyltransferase, protein MSIREDIQTVFDKDPAARSTLEVLLCYPGLHAIWAHRIAHALYRRRLYFLARLVSHISRALTGIEIHPGAKIGRRVFIDHGSGVVIGETAEVGDDVLIYMGVVLGGTALERTKRHPTIEDGVIIGSGAIVLGPITVGRGAKIGAGSVVVHPVPPGATVVGVPGRLAGPKCPRGQEKLDRGDLPDPMLRVISRMLDRQNRIEERLRAMERAGLVPGRRQEEIELEERVRAALKEVIDPEVGIDLVDLGLIRGITVRDSSVLVEMVLTTATCPLVDYLTDQVRRRVLEVSGVQNVEVQVLDEPWDWDRFFGERNLFEKT, encoded by the coding sequence GTGAGCATCAGGGAAGACATCCAGACGGTCTTTGACAAGGACCCGGCGGCCCGGTCGACGCTCGAGGTCCTCCTCTGCTACCCGGGCCTCCACGCCATCTGGGCGCACCGGATAGCGCACGCCCTCTACCGCCGCCGACTCTACTTCCTGGCCCGGCTCGTCTCTCATATATCGCGGGCGCTGACCGGGATCGAGATCCACCCCGGCGCGAAGATCGGCCGCCGGGTCTTCATCGACCACGGGTCGGGTGTCGTGATCGGGGAGACCGCGGAGGTCGGGGACGATGTCCTGATCTACATGGGTGTGGTGCTCGGCGGGACCGCCCTCGAACGGACAAAGCGGCACCCGACGATCGAGGACGGCGTCATCATCGGGTCGGGGGCGATCGTGCTTGGCCCCATCACCGTCGGGCGCGGGGCAAAGATCGGCGCAGGCTCGGTCGTCGTCCACCCCGTCCCCCCCGGTGCGACGGTCGTCGGGGTCCCGGGCAGGCTTGCCGGTCCGAAGTGTCCGCGGGGCCAGGAGAAACTCGACCGCGGCGACCTTCCCGACCCGATGCTCCGGGTAATCAGCCGCATGCTTGATAGGCAGAATCGGATTGAGGAGCGGCTCCGGGCGATGGAGCGGGCGGGCCTGGTTCCCGGAAGACGCCAGGAGGAGATCGAACTCGAGGAGAGAGTCCGGGCGGCGTTAAAAGAGGTGATCGACCCGGAGGTCGGGATCGATCTCGTCGACCTCGGTCTGATCCGGGGGATCACCGTCCGGGACTCATCGGTGCTTGTCGAGATGGTCCTGACCACCGCCACCTGCCCGCTCGTCGACTACCTCACCGACCAGGTCCGGCGCCGGGTCCTCGAGGTGAGCGGCGTTCAGAACGTCGAGGTGCAGGTTCTCGACGAGCCCTGGGACTGGGACCGGTTCTTCGGCGAACGGAATCTCTTCGAGAAGACCTGA
- a CDS encoding DUF1894 domain-containing protein, whose protein sequence is MACIDELNPEVLLRGASFAECRKAVEKRCREIYYVDPGYAIFDTHIIGVPPIAVGVEEDAYIVLPYTKPCYGTFLIRVPGGAEVERLRLKGRRRP, encoded by the coding sequence ATGGCGTGCATCGACGAGCTGAACCCTGAGGTTCTCCTTCGGGGAGCCTCGTTTGCTGAGTGCCGGAAGGCGGTGGAGAAGCGCTGCCGCGAGATCTACTACGTCGATCCGGGGTACGCGATCTTTGATACGCACATCATCGGGGTCCCGCCGATCGCCGTCGGGGTGGAGGAGGATGCCTACATCGTCCTCCCCTACACCAAGCCCTGCTACGGGACGTTCCTGATCCGTGTGCCGGGGGGCGCGGAGGTCGAACGGCTCCGGCTGAAGGGGAGGCGGAGACCATGA
- a CDS encoding radical SAM protein translates to MHTMTPEEKAYLISIGSASIDEALAPALQSTTATAGPGAGGTSIFIRSGSRRVRLSINPASPLRVVPDGDGVAVVRDGETITRGSIERPLCHCPEQAYVTVSERCVYDCKYCPVPKLDGAIKDTETIVRMVEEAAASGSLSAISLTSGVAETPEQEVERVAAVVRALRTRFDLPIGVSVYPTADSTAILRAAGADEIKYNVETMDPEIFSRVCPGLSLSFILDALKDAVEVFGRNAVFSNFIIGLGEDDETIRDGVTHLAKIGVIPILRAISASPLRAGEIAVERPSAERLLRLTVMTREILERYNLDPRRARTMCLPCTGCDLTPFWDV, encoded by the coding sequence ATGCACACCATGACACCCGAGGAGAAGGCATACCTCATCAGTATCGGATCGGCGAGCATCGACGAGGCGCTCGCCCCTGCTCTCCAATCAACGACGGCGACGGCTGGCCCGGGAGCCGGAGGAACATCGATCTTCATCCGCTCCGGCAGCCGGAGGGTCAGGCTCTCCATCAACCCGGCATCGCCGCTCCGGGTCGTCCCGGACGGGGACGGGGTCGCCGTCGTCCGCGACGGCGAGACGATCACGCGGGGCAGCATCGAACGCCCGCTCTGCCACTGCCCGGAGCAGGCATACGTCACCGTCAGCGAGCGCTGCGTCTACGACTGTAAGTACTGTCCGGTGCCGAAACTCGACGGGGCGATCAAGGATACGGAGACGATCGTGAGAATGGTCGAGGAGGCCGCTGCCAGCGGGAGCCTCTCTGCGATCTCCCTCACGAGCGGCGTCGCCGAGACGCCGGAGCAGGAGGTGGAGCGGGTGGCCGCCGTGGTGAGGGCGCTCCGAACACGGTTCGACCTCCCGATCGGGGTCTCGGTCTACCCCACCGCGGACTCGACCGCGATCCTCCGTGCCGCCGGTGCCGACGAGATCAAGTACAACGTCGAGACGATGGACCCCGAGATCTTCTCGCGGGTCTGTCCCGGCCTCTCCCTCTCGTTCATCCTCGATGCGCTCAAAGATGCGGTAGAGGTCTTTGGGCGGAACGCGGTCTTCTCGAACTTCATCATCGGTCTCGGCGAGGACGACGAGACGATCAGGGACGGCGTCACCCATCTTGCGAAGATTGGCGTCATTCCCATCCTTAGAGCGATCTCCGCATCGCCCCTCCGGGCAGGCGAGATCGCCGTCGAGCGTCCGTCGGCGGAGCGTCTCCTCCGGCTCACGGTGATGACCCGGGAGATACTGGAGCGGTACAACCTCGACCCGCGGCGGGCGAGGACGATGTGCCTCCCCTGCACAGGCTGCGATCTCACCCCGTTCTGGGACGTCTGA
- a CDS encoding MoaD/ThiS family protein — protein MQIILPDRSVRTLARTSAPIEEILRELGINPTTVIVTKNGKIVPEDVVATEGDEIRIIRFSHGG, from the coding sequence ATGCAGATCATCCTCCCGGACCGGAGCGTGCGAACGCTCGCTCGCACCTCCGCGCCGATAGAAGAGATCCTCCGTGAACTCGGGATCAACCCGACGACCGTGATCGTCACAAAAAACGGCAAGATCGTCCCCGAAGACGTGGTGGCGACCGAGGGCGACGAGATCCGGATCATCCGGTTCTCGCACGGCGGGTGA
- a CDS encoding DUF1890 domain-containing protein, with product MTPQAETDESALLVFGCPEVPVQAAIGLYLAGRLAEDGYDVLCAGNASVLGLLRVSDWRQHYIGKTIDLDRCIGELAERKRNAALCVVFAHNDAGVSYAATVRHLLPNARLLLIIFGRIAEELAAGVEFPCEKVVEKAVHNPGKLKIGIDEVFGWRASTS from the coding sequence ATGACGCCGCAGGCAGAGACGGATGAATCGGCCCTCCTGGTCTTCGGGTGCCCGGAGGTTCCGGTGCAGGCGGCGATCGGTCTGTACCTTGCAGGCCGGCTCGCTGAAGATGGCTACGACGTCCTCTGTGCCGGGAACGCCTCGGTTCTTGGCCTCCTCCGCGTCTCCGACTGGAGGCAGCACTACATCGGAAAGACCATCGACCTCGACCGCTGTATCGGGGAACTGGCGGAGAGGAAGCGGAATGCCGCTCTCTGTGTGGTCTTCGCCCATAACGATGCCGGCGTCTCGTATGCCGCGACGGTGCGCCACCTCCTCCCCAACGCACGCCTCCTCCTCATTATCTTCGGCAGGATCGCCGAAGAACTCGCAGCAGGGGTCGAGTTCCCCTGCGAGAAGGTCGTGGAGAAGGCGGTCCACAACCCGGGAAAACTAAAAATTGGGATCGACGAGGTCTTCGGATGGCGTGCATCGACGAGCTGA
- the nadA gene encoding quinolinate synthase NadA, with translation MPSVNTDKTLAERIAALKEERDAIILAHNYQIPAVQEVADLVGDSLELARAAAKAEADVIVFAGVDFMAETAAILSPAKTVLLPAADACCPMAEMVTPGEVRVLRERFPEAAVVAYVNTSAAVKAESDICCTSANAVAVVESLDAEQVIFLPDRNLGRYVARFTKKEILPWEGYCIVHDRMTADEVLAARRAHPEAEVLVHPECRPEVIDLADHVFSTSGMVRHACDSPRREFIIGTEVGLLHQLEKKCPGKVFYPLSKKAICVNMKKTNLAKVCATLEECKPRVTVPEDTAARARVAIQRMLDLPR, from the coding sequence ATCCCGTCCGTCAATACCGATAAAACCCTCGCCGAACGGATAGCAGCGCTGAAAGAGGAGCGAGACGCCATCATCCTCGCCCACAACTACCAGATCCCGGCGGTGCAGGAGGTCGCCGACCTCGTCGGGGACTCGCTTGAACTCGCCCGGGCGGCGGCGAAGGCCGAGGCCGACGTCATCGTCTTTGCCGGCGTCGACTTCATGGCCGAGACGGCGGCGATCCTTTCGCCGGCAAAGACCGTCCTTCTCCCCGCGGCCGACGCCTGCTGCCCGATGGCGGAGATGGTTACCCCCGGCGAGGTCCGGGTGCTGCGCGAGCGGTTCCCGGAGGCCGCCGTCGTCGCCTACGTCAACACCTCCGCCGCGGTGAAGGCGGAGAGCGACATCTGCTGCACCTCCGCAAACGCCGTCGCGGTCGTCGAGTCGCTCGACGCAGAGCAGGTGATCTTCCTCCCCGACAGAAACCTCGGCCGCTACGTCGCCCGGTTCACAAAAAAGGAGATCCTCCCCTGGGAGGGCTACTGCATCGTCCACGACCGAATGACGGCCGATGAGGTGCTGGCCGCCCGCCGCGCACATCCGGAAGCCGAGGTGCTCGTCCACCCCGAGTGCCGGCCCGAGGTGATTGATCTGGCCGATCACGTCTTCTCGACCTCGGGGATGGTGCGCCACGCCTGCGATAGCCCCCGTCGGGAGTTCATCATCGGGACCGAGGTCGGGCTCCTCCACCAGCTCGAGAAGAAGTGCCCGGGAAAGGTCTTTTATCCCCTCTCAAAGAAGGCAATCTGCGTCAATATGAAGAAGACCAATCTCGCAAAGGTATGCGCCACCCTCGAAGAGTGCAAGCCGCGGGTGACGGTCCCGGAGGATACCGCCGCCCGGGCGCGGGTCGCGATCCAGCGGATGCTGGATCTCCCGCGGTAG
- the metX gene encoding homoserine O-acetyltransferase MetX: MPGSVGTTRTEYVTFSEPLPLDSGAVLSPVTIAYETYGRLNREKSNAILICHALSGDAHAAGYHEGETRPGWWDGVIGPGKAFDTDRYFVICSNVIGGCKGSTGPSSINPATGRPYALEFPVITVRDMVRAQKRLIDHLGINCLAAVAGGSMGGMQALQWSVTYPEAVRKVIAIATTARSTAQQIAFNEVGRQAIMADPAWAGGAYPADRPPVQGLRLARMIGHITYLSDGAMREKFGRNLQGRSSVGYGFSTEFQVESYLHHQGETFTRRFDANSYLYITRALDYFDLAVDDSLAAGFAGAKASFLVVSVSSDWLYPPYQSEEIVNALAANGIPVHYCEIRSNYGHDGFLLEYGQLNYIIGTFLDHLLVRDVMETGIPTIVERASIHDASRIMIENGVNHLPVLSEKGDLAGIVTSWDIAKAVACDYGSLDEIMSRSVVTAAPDEPVAEVARRMEERSISALPVVDADRRVIGLISSDAISTLIGRCT, from the coding sequence ATGCCCGGATCGGTCGGCACCACAAGGACGGAGTACGTCACCTTCTCCGAACCCCTCCCTCTCGATAGCGGTGCGGTCCTTTCGCCGGTGACGATCGCCTACGAGACCTACGGCCGGCTGAACCGGGAGAAGAGCAACGCGATCCTGATCTGCCACGCCCTCTCGGGCGACGCCCACGCGGCAGGCTACCATGAAGGTGAGACCCGGCCTGGGTGGTGGGACGGCGTCATCGGGCCCGGAAAGGCCTTCGACACCGACCGTTACTTCGTCATCTGCTCCAACGTCATCGGCGGCTGCAAGGGCTCGACCGGCCCCTCCTCCATCAACCCCGCGACCGGCCGGCCCTATGCCCTGGAGTTTCCGGTGATCACCGTGCGGGACATGGTCCGGGCGCAGAAACGCCTGATCGACCACCTCGGGATCAACTGCCTCGCCGCGGTGGCGGGGGGTTCGATGGGGGGCATGCAGGCGCTCCAGTGGTCGGTCACCTACCCGGAGGCGGTCCGGAAGGTGATCGCCATCGCCACGACCGCACGCTCGACCGCCCAGCAGATCGCCTTCAACGAGGTCGGGCGGCAGGCAATCATGGCCGATCCCGCGTGGGCGGGCGGGGCCTACCCGGCGGATCGCCCGCCGGTGCAGGGGCTTAGGCTCGCCCGGATGATCGGGCACATCACCTACCTCTCCGACGGGGCGATGCGCGAGAAGTTCGGGCGCAACCTGCAGGGCCGCAGCAGCGTCGGCTACGGGTTCTCCACCGAGTTTCAGGTCGAGAGTTACCTCCACCACCAGGGCGAGACCTTCACCCGGCGTTTCGACGCCAACTCCTACCTCTACATCACCCGGGCGCTCGACTACTTCGATCTCGCCGTGGACGACTCGCTCGCCGCTGGGTTTGCCGGGGCGAAGGCCTCGTTCCTGGTCGTCTCGGTCTCCTCGGACTGGCTCTACCCGCCCTACCAGTCCGAGGAGATCGTCAATGCCCTGGCCGCAAACGGCATTCCCGTCCATTACTGCGAGATCCGGTCGAATTACGGGCACGACGGATTCCTCCTCGAGTATGGGCAGTTGAACTACATCATCGGCACGTTCCTCGACCACCTGCTCGTCCGGGACGTCATGGAGACGGGCATTCCGACCATCGTCGAACGGGCGTCCATTCACGACGCTTCCCGGATCATGATCGAGAACGGCGTCAACCACCTCCCCGTCCTCTCTGAGAAGGGCGATCTCGCCGGGATCGTCACCTCCTGGGACATCGCGAAAGCGGTTGCCTGCGATTATGGGAGCCTCGACGAGATCATGTCGCGCTCGGTCGTCACCGCCGCCCCGGACGAGCCGGTCGCGGAGGTCGCCCGGAGGATGGAGGAGCGGTCGATCTCCGCCCTTCCCGTCGTCGACGCGGACCGGCGGGTGATCGGGCTCATATCGAGCGATGCGATCAGCACCCTCATAGGGAGGTGCACATGA
- a CDS encoding O-acetylhomoserine aminocarboxypropyltransferase/cysteine synthase family protein, translated as MSRDNYRLGTLALHAGQSPDPTTGARAVPIYQTTSYVFRDTEHAANLFALKEPGNIYTRLMNPTTDVFEQRMAAIEGGTAAVGVASGMAAITNALLAVTQPGDEIVAADNLYGGTYELFNYTFPKLGRKVVFVDSTDLEAFSAAVTGKTRAVYAESIGNPKLDVPDFEAIAAIAHDAGVPFVVDNTAAVGLVRPIDHGADIVVLSATKFVGGHGTSIGGVVVDSGNFAWDNGKFPGFTEPDPSYHGLRYWETFGNFPGLGNVALAYKVRLEVLRDMGACLSPMNAFLLLLGLETLHLRVERHSENALAVARFLRDHPKVAWVNYPGLPDHPSHALARKYLSGGFGALVGFGVKGGCDASKKVIERLRLFSHLANIGDSKSLVIHPASTTHQQLTLEEQAACGVTPDYIRLSVGIEDVRDIIEDLDQALGDE; from the coding sequence ATGAGCAGAGATAACTACCGGCTGGGCACGCTCGCCCTCCACGCCGGGCAGTCGCCCGACCCGACGACGGGAGCCCGTGCCGTACCAATCTACCAGACGACCTCTTACGTCTTCCGTGATACGGAGCACGCAGCGAACCTTTTTGCGCTCAAAGAGCCCGGAAACATCTACACGCGGCTGATGAACCCCACCACCGACGTCTTCGAGCAGCGGATGGCTGCGATCGAGGGAGGAACCGCGGCGGTAGGGGTTGCGTCGGGGATGGCGGCGATCACAAACGCCCTCCTTGCCGTCACACAACCGGGCGACGAGATCGTCGCCGCCGACAACCTCTACGGCGGCACCTACGAACTCTTCAACTACACGTTCCCGAAACTCGGGCGCAAGGTGGTCTTCGTCGACTCGACCGACCTCGAGGCGTTTTCGGCGGCGGTGACGGGAAAGACCCGGGCGGTCTACGCGGAGTCGATCGGGAACCCGAAACTTGACGTCCCCGACTTTGAGGCCATCGCGGCGATCGCACACGACGCCGGGGTGCCGTTCGTCGTCGACAACACCGCGGCGGTCGGTCTCGTCCGCCCCATCGACCACGGTGCCGACATCGTCGTCCTCTCGGCGACCAAGTTCGTCGGGGGCCACGGCACCTCGATCGGCGGGGTGGTCGTCGATTCCGGCAACTTCGCCTGGGACAACGGAAAGTTCCCCGGCTTCACCGAGCCCGACCCCTCCTACCACGGGCTCAGGTACTGGGAGACGTTTGGGAATTTCCCGGGGCTCGGCAACGTCGCCCTCGCCTACAAGGTCCGGCTTGAGGTCCTCCGGGACATGGGAGCGTGCCTTTCCCCGATGAACGCCTTCCTCCTCTTGCTGGGGCTCGAGACCCTCCACCTCCGGGTCGAGCGGCACTCGGAGAATGCTCTCGCGGTCGCCCGGTTCCTCCGGGACCACCCGAAGGTCGCCTGGGTGAATTACCCCGGCCTCCCCGACCACCCGTCCCACGCCCTCGCCCGGAAATACCTCTCCGGCGGGTTCGGCGCCCTGGTCGGGTTCGGGGTGAAAGGGGGGTGTGATGCGAGCAAAAAGGTGATCGAGCGGCTCCGGCTCTTCTCGCACCTGGCAAACATCGGAGACTCAAAGAGCCTCGTCATCCACCCGGCGAGCACCACTCACCAGCAGCTGACGCTCGAGGAGCAGGCGGCCTGCGGGGTGACCCCGGACTACATACGCCTCTCCGTCGGGATAGAGGATGTCAGGGACATCATCGAAGACCTCGACCAGGCGCTCGGGGATGAGTAA
- a CDS encoding TIGR00269 family protein: MTFGGNRCSLCGEPAVVRLVEPERRLCAAHFIEDAEARVFAAMKRECMVSPGDRVAVGLSGGKDSTALLLMLHRSLPALGADLVAVTIDEGIAGYREETLRAAEALTQELGVEHAIVTFADLFGADLDSMLVGREAQGCTVCGVLRRRALAEGVKRVGATKLATGHNLDDEAQSVLMNVLRGDLPRLLQDTSTGYPGYFVPRIKPLAVLSEKEIVTYLLLRGYFRDLPECPYAGTALRSEVRSMVAELEHRHPGTMHRIMRFRDGVRRLARPAEPARALSACRICGELTSGEVCQVCRLLGRDER, from the coding sequence GTGACTTTCGGTGGGAACCGGTGCTCCCTCTGCGGCGAACCCGCGGTCGTCCGCCTCGTCGAGCCGGAGCGGCGGCTCTGCGCCGCCCACTTCATCGAAGACGCCGAAGCCCGTGTCTTTGCCGCCATGAAGCGCGAGTGCATGGTATCTCCGGGCGACCGGGTCGCCGTCGGCCTGAGCGGGGGAAAGGACAGCACCGCCCTGCTCCTGATGCTCCACCGCTCTCTCCCGGCGCTTGGGGCAGACCTCGTCGCGGTCACCATCGACGAAGGGATCGCGGGTTACCGGGAGGAGACCCTCAGGGCCGCGGAGGCTCTGACGCAGGAGCTCGGTGTCGAGCACGCGATCGTCACGTTCGCCGACCTCTTCGGGGCGGACCTCGATTCGATGCTCGTCGGCAGGGAGGCGCAGGGCTGCACCGTCTGCGGGGTGCTGCGCCGGCGGGCACTCGCCGAGGGGGTGAAGCGGGTCGGCGCGACGAAGCTTGCCACCGGGCATAACCTCGACGACGAGGCGCAGTCGGTCCTGATGAACGTCCTCCGCGGCGACCTCCCTCGCCTTCTCCAGGACACCTCGACCGGCTATCCGGGTTATTTCGTCCCCCGGATAAAACCGCTCGCCGTCCTCTCCGAGAAGGAGATCGTGACCTACCTCCTCCTCCGCGGTTACTTCCGCGACCTGCCCGAGTGTCCTTATGCCGGGACGGCGCTCCGGTCGGAGGTGCGCTCGATGGTTGCAGAACTCGAACACCGTCATCCGGGCACGATGCATCGCATCATGAGGTTCCGCGACGGCGTCCGGCGTCTGGCCCGCCCGGCGGAGCCGGCCAGGGCGCTTTCCGCCTGCCGCATCTGCGGCGAACTCACGAGCGGCGAGGTCTGCCAGGTCTGCCGGCTGCTCGGGCGGGATGAGCGGTAA